CGCCGGGCTCCTGGCGGCCTTCTACCTGTACGCGGGTGGCAAGAAGGCCGCACAGAGCCAGGAGCGGCTGGCGCCGATGATGGGCTGGGTGGACACGGTTCCGATGTGGCTGGTCCGGGTCATCGGCGCCGTCGAGATCATCGGCGCCGCCGGTCTGCTGCTGCCGCCGCTCACAGGGATCGCGCCCTTCCTCGCGATGGCGGCAGCCCTGGGCCTGCTCGCGCTCCAGGTGCCGGCGACCGCCCTGCACCTGTCCCGGGGTGAGGTCAAGGAGACCGGACTCAACGCCGCCCTCATCGTGCTCGCCGCGGTGACGGCATGGCTC
This genomic interval from Streptomyces sp. NBC_00464 contains the following:
- a CDS encoding DoxX family protein; its protein translation is MEIAYWIVAGLLAAFYLYAGGKKAAQSQERLAPMMGWVDTVPMWLVRVIGAVEIIGAAGLLLPPLTGIAPFLAMAAALGLLALQVPATALHLSRGEVKETGLNAALIVLAAVTAWLATIW